Genomic DNA from Chaetodon auriga isolate fChaAug3 chromosome 18, fChaAug3.hap1, whole genome shotgun sequence:
TTGCACATGTCTGCATGTGATAACGTGTgcatgagaaaaaaacacaaacttaaaTACATCTCGGATCACTGTCACATATCTGTAAAATACTTctctggaaacagcagcagctacaatACTTGAGTATGttaacaaaaaaagagaagataatCAAGTCCGGTCACTAATCTAAATTAAACCAGTCACATTTGGGGTGGACCAGGCAACCAAGGGCAGAGGGCTGGAGGTCTGACAAGCCTACTGCACACTGTAGACTGGATCACATGGGTGTCAGATGTCCCTCTGCATCAGCTCTGAGATTGACTTTAACCAACTTAACAAACTGCtgccatttttattttagttctGCAAATATATAtgttacaaaataaaattaaataaataaataaaattcttgtttgtggttttgatttAAAGCTAGTTTTTGCAACATAATTTTATGCAACTGCTGTTTTGCCAGTGAGTAAACCCCAGCTATGTCTTTGTTCTGGGTTTACAAAAAGGTTTGTAAGTTATACAAATGTTCATACACCTAAGAaggaaaattgattttttttttatttcattttttttttttttatgatgaaAATACTAATTGATGCTAACATCTGGGTAAAGGTCCTTTAAAATTTTCTCCGATTTTACATTTATATCTTCCTGTATCAAGTCTatgcatatacatatttttcttcaatatactgctaaatatttttttttttttaccactgtgcaacagtggaaaaacactacTCTTTTGTATGGAGTTTTAAATTTTCTATTTggtattttattcatttctatgtcttctgtctgacacacaaacacacacacacacacacacacacacacacacacacacacacgagagtAGTCATTAAGGCGTGGCTAGGTGAATCTTAAACCGTAATTCACCCTTAACATGGGTTTGGCTTTACCGGCACCAGGACTGACAGGTATCACTGCCATGAAAACTAAAGACTAAAGAATAAAGCCGTCCATGGTGTCTCTGGTTCAAGGCGCAATGACTGTCGCTTGACAAGTGTCCCCTGTGCGATAATCTCCAGCAAAccccgtaaaaaaaaaaaaaaaaaaaaaaaaaaaaaaaaaaaaaaaagcaccagtCTCAGTCGCTTTACATTTTCTAACACTTCTGCTTTGTTCTACCCCGTGAGTTCAAATTGGCACTCACTTGGTTCATTCGCACCAGCTGTTCACGCCTCGTTCCATCCAATTGACGCGCCTGAGACGCAGCGTCACTGCAATGGCCAAACCGACCCGGCTTCATTCCTCAAGTCACATCATTGCAGTCCCATGGCGTGGCGCAACCATCTCCCTAACAAAACTAAAGGTGAATACCAGTTTTGGCTCTAAAGATAGCTGCATTACGCATGTGGGGCCCTTTGTTTCTGCTCAGCCCGGAGCAGCCGACTTCAGAGTCATAGGATGGTGCTGCGGCCGCGGCCACCTGTCCAAGGGTATAGTCTGATGTTTGAGGCGATCCGAGCAAAACAGGTAAGAAGCTTTCTGTTAATCTTGCTTCCTGTGTGAAATACAACACATCATAAAACGTGCTGAGATTTATGTGGTGATAGCTACTCAGTAGGGTTTATAAAATGCATTTCCGTGGCCTTTATACATGAAACCAATTCGTTTTAAATCATTGATATTTTGAAATAAACGCTGTGATTTCTtctaaaaatgtattcaaaatgAAGGCTGAACAGTCAAAGATCGTTTGAATCTCTCCCAGTTTAAAAGaggagtgtttttcaggtgtgttAGGTATCATAGAGAATAATTTACAACCTGATGACCAGGGGTCAATATTAATACCTGTAGTCATGAATTTTAATATTCTAACTTCTAGATGTCAACATTATATGGaattgtttaaaataaaaaaggagaaaaggaaggacaACAACGTCATGGAGGAGTTGCTGAAGTCTGTCCAGTGACTGACTCCTAATGTTGTCACGAGCCTCTTTATTTAACACTGAACACGTTGTTTTATTGCTCAAACTCGAGATCCAAGACATTCCTGTATCAGGTGAAGAGTATTTGCAGAATCTGATGCTCCATTTAGATCTACAGTGAAAACGAATGTCCGGATAAAGACGTCAGACAGATCACAAGTGAGGAGAACTAGTTTGGTGAGGAGCAACACCTTTGACTATTCTTTGGAGAACCTGTTGGGCCAGTGCTGGGTGGGTTAGAGctgaaggaagaaggaaaaggcTTTTAAACAAGCACAACAGCTTTAATGAGACACCTGGTCTGTTTAAACTTGTGTCccttttacatttttgtgttatCGAGCCATCTGTGGTGAACAAGTTCAATTCCATGTGATTTAATGTAAAgactttttgttgttgatgGTTCTTTCAGGTCAGTCATCTTTACTGAGTCGAAGAAAGATAACCAGACAGGAGAACAATCTGTGAGCGATACCTGTCCTCCAGTCCAACCATGAGGGACAGACTGAGCAACCTGCAGGAGCTGTCCAGTAGCTACGTGGAGTCAAAGGAGCACACGGACTCCACTGTCTCCGACTCCTTCAGCAATGTGGACCTAGAGGAGGAGCTGCCCCATGAAGCAGTGGTGTTCGACAACAGCCCTGCTCTGGCGGAGGTCTTTTCCCAGTCACAGGAAACCCACAGAGAGATCCAGCTCATCCGCCTGGAGGTTAAAAGGCTACGTGAGCAGAACTCACGCATGCTCCAGGGCGTCACCACCATGAGCACTATCAAAAGGGACTCCAACGCCATTGGTGCTGACATAAAGTCTCGGGCTGAGACTGTGCTAGCACGCCTGCAGGAAATGGATGGCACAGCCCACAAGCTAGAAGAAGAACATGGCTCAAATTCTGCCATCACACGTATCGCAAGAACCCAATACGCTTCCCTCAGCAATGGCTTCCGCGACGCCATGTTTGACTATAACGAGGCGGAGATGAGCCATCGGGATAACTGTAAAGCCCAGATCCGGAGGCAAATGGAGATAGTGGGACGTGAGGTGTCAGGAGAGGACCTGGATGAGATGATCGAGACGGGTCAGTTTCACATGTTCACCGATAACATCATGACTGAGGGTAAAACGGCTCGATCGGCTCTGTCCCAGATAGAGAAACGTCACAAAGAGTTGCTGGACCTGGAGACCCGCATCAATGGCATCCATGAGATTTTCCTGGACATTGccctgctggtggaggagcagggCCCCATGCTGACCTCAATCCAAACCAACGTTCAGAAAACTGATGAACACATACAGGACGCCCTCGTGAAACTCGGCAGGGCCAAGCGTCATGACAAGAACAACCCctttaaaaagatgttttgcagctgtttcCCGTGCTACAATTAATGACTGTAGAGATGGTAGAGGGGTGGCCAAATACGTCACGTTCCGACAGAGAATAGTTTAAAGATGTTATGTTTAAAtcgagaaagaaaaaaatgctcggataaaatattttaaaattgtatttaagtAATCCGTTGATGTTTGTATGGAAAGCTTGAGACTGGTATCTCAAATCAGAATGAAGCTGCCCATGACAGAGATGTGACGCAGACCTGAAACAAAGGTTATCTGAAAGGTTTTCCATGTTTTATAGCCTGCTGAATCTCCACATGGGAGGGGTTTACCAAATAACACAGTGTGAGGACTGTCAGAAGCTTTTTGATGATGGTTCCTGATGCAGTAAACCCCCTGAAGAAATAAACCCTAGAGAAATGCATGATAAGCAACTTCAATCAAACAACTCTTACCTAAAATTATTTTCTAGTGTCTGACCTGATCCATTCCAGTGCAATAATTTGACAGCAGTTTTAATGGGATTTATGGTCAGTCTCAATGTTATGCAGGAATCACACAGCTGATGTATTGTGATGGATGCTAATGTGTTTTATGACTATATGTATAATACCTTTTATGTTGTCTGCCTTTCTTCTGTGGTATCATGTATATGACATAAAGAGTTATATTAAAATCAGTGAGTTTGGGTTTGTTCTTGTTAGAACTGGAAATCTACAccaacacatgaaaatacagacCTGTTGACATTTAATAATAATCAGCTTTATTTGATAAAGCACCTCTCATACAAGGAATGCAGCTCAAACTGCTTCACATAAAAAGTCATGGAATTAACATAAAAGCAGGGATAGAAAATCGAAACACGtttgataataatagtaagtgcattaaatcaagtaaaatacaagaaTTACAGCTGTGCATGAAtgtgaggcaaagcacaaaagtttctAGCATGTATCAGGCATAGCTAGTTAGAGTGAAGAGATGATTCAGTGAGCTGGCGTAACTGACAAAGGCCGCATccctcattttctttctgctgttgctggaaacctctTGGTACTTGctcattaagggctttgtaaacaaggaggaggaccttaaaatcaaactgaatgTTACAGGCATCCAGCTGggtttcagcatctttttaaAGTAGAAATGGTCATACTTCAGATCTGAATCTAGGATAACACCAAGGCTTGTAAcctcatatttaatatttggTGAATAcatcaacacattttctcaacTCAAGTTCACACTGTGAACTGCTGAACGTGTTAGGTAAGTGGGAACTACACAATAACTGTAATCCCTGGTATGTTCCAGCTACTGTCTAGCCCTGGAGCACCCATTGTCCAGTGGTGCACTGTCAAGTAGTTATATCTAATTCCTCAGATTTCTTCGGTAGCTGTCTCGTGAACACTTGTCCTTGAAGCAATATTTGAGAGGAATGTTGTCTCAATCGGCCCAGTCTCCTGTTTTCTGATGTGAAAATAGTctgagcaaaaaacaaaaaatgcatcTCCCTTCCAGGAAGTAATGTGTGTTGCAGTGGGAAGGACCATGTCTGTCACCTGGGAAGGGGtggcagtcacacacactgaacacacacagcacacagacaactTCCTTCATCAGAGGAAAAAGATGTGCTTCCCAAGCGCCTTGGACCAAATAAATCTGCTTTGAGGAGATTTACCTGCTTTCTGATTTTGTGGGAGACAGTCATAAAAGGTAAGACACTTTGAGTTGATAGCTGAATAATATTTCACTCATTTTCTTTggaaaaatgtgcagcagaggcagctggagACAAGTGGATAATTGATGGGAGTTGATTAGTGATATGCTGCCTAAGCAGCTTGGAAAGACTGATGCTAGACTGATTCAGCGGCCATTGAGGAGACATTTAACAGCTTTTAAAACAGTTATTTGAATTTTTACAAATTAGGTATGAGGAAATGGATTtcctgtgtgcagactgtgactCTGTGAAAGAATCAGTGGCAGACATTCAGGCAAGCACCACATTCTTTTTTGTGGAGCACGAGGATGACAAAATGAATGTACTGAGAAGTACTTGGACAATTATATAGTGCAACACTATCTTCTGCCATAACCCCActttcaaagaaaatgtctttttgtttttcaataaGATACCGTCTTCCTTGTTCctggagaaaatgaatgcattccAACAAGCTTTTGAGCTGTGACTGCTGTCATTGTtcacaacagaaagaaaacctACTGCAGATAAACTGACCAGTTGTATCAGTTGTTACACATAGCGCTGACATTTCAGCTTTGGTTGAGTGATGTAGTTTCCGTGGGTAAATTCATAAACGAGCACATTAAGCAACATCTTGTTTCACTCTGGTTTCTCAGGCAGAATGCGGGACAtgctggagaggctgcaggccattagtgaggaggaggaggaggtggagggcagTGAGGCCGAGTTTTATGGCTCTGAGTATGACGTAGACAAGGTGACTCTGTCTCAACAGGCAGTGGTGTTTGAGAGCTCCTCAGCTATTGACGACATCCTGGGGGAGGCCCACTCCATACGCAAGGAGATCTCCTCGCTACACTTGCAGGTGGAGCGTCTAAGCACCCATAATGAACGCTTTGGAACCTCTGTACGGCGCCTCACCCTACTCAAAAAGGACTCTGACTCCATTGCCAGGGGGATCCAGCAATGTGGGGAAGCCCTGTATGCCCGCCTTCAGGCTCTGGGTAGACAGAgcaggcagctggaggagaaagagggtcCCAACTCTGCTGTTAGCCGCATTGCCCGAGTTCAGTACGACACGCTGACCCGTGCCTTCCATGCTGCTATGAGTGACTACAATAAGGCAGAGGAGATGCAGAGGAATATATGTCGGGAGAGGATCCAGAGGCAGGCCTCCATCCTGGGGTCTGAAATCACTGATGAGCAGCTCGATGAGATGGTGCACAAAGGTGGTGAGGGATGGGCTGAGCTGTCGCAGAGCCTGCAGACCCAAGGTGCACGCTCGTCCCGCTGGGCGATGTGTGAGATCAAAGGCAGACACaaggagctggtggagctggaggcCAGGCTGAAGGAGGTGCATGAGCTTTTCCTGCAGATGGCCATGCTGGTAGAGGAGCAGGGGTCCATGCTCAATAACATTGAGGCCAATGTGTGTAAGACTGAGGAATATGTGGAAAAAATCAATGTTGACATCAAGAAGGCCCTGAAGTACAAGAGGAAAAATCCTTTCCTGCAATGTTGCGCCTGTCTACCCTGTTGGAGACACAACCAAAGTCTGTAGGGCTTATTTTGACTTATTCAGTTTTATGGATGATTGAAATAAACATTTACCTGCAAAACGTTATGGACAGCTGAGAATAAATGTTATGCAAAGTGCTTAATTCATGGAAAATCCAACCTTTACAGGCTCATGAGTTACCAGCTGTCCAAAATGTGATTTGCAGTAAATCCAATGTTCCTGTTATTTATATTAGAGAATTAATGCATtaatgtatgtttgtgcatgagagaagtctacattttaaaatgatgttttaatTTAAGGTGAATCCATTAAGCAGTACACTCACATACAAAATAAATGCTCATGTGGTAaatgaaaatagtttttttttttgtccgttTTTTTGAGAAATACGCATGGTCTCTGGAAATGTGGAAGAATTGGAGTCATGAGAGTGATGGGCAGGACTAAGGATGGAAGGAGAATTGACAAATTACAGTTAGTGGTGACAGATGAGATCCATTTAGAAGATTTAAcaactacaaccctgattccaataAAGCTGGAAGgttgtgtaaaacacaaataaaacagagtgtgataccttgctaatccttttagacatatactcaatttaaaacagtacaaagacaatatattgaatgtCTCAcctcagcttcactgatttttggaaatatctgtttattttgaatttgatgcagcaacacgtttcaaacaagttggcacaggaacaacaaaagactgagaaaggTGTGGAAGGCTCcagaacacctgtttggaacattccacaggtaaacaggttcattggtgacaGGTTATAGCATCATGACTgagtatgaaaggagcatcctggaaaggctcaatcgttcacaagcgaggatggagagaggttcaccactttgtgaaaaactgtgtgAGCAAGTAGTCCAACACTTTCCGAACAATGTTTTTCAGCACACAGTTGCAAGGAATTTAGGGATTTCACCATCTACAATCCATAGAGTCATTAAAAGATTATGAAAATCCAGAGAAATCTCTGCACACAAGGGCAAGGCCGAAAACCCAACACAGAACGTGTTGATCTTCCTTTCCTCAGGCGGCACTGCAGTAAGAACCGACATGACTGTGTGAAGGATATTATTACATGCTCATAGCATGGGTAACTTGCTCTTGCACTGTATTCAACTGAAAATAGGTGAAAAagtaaatgactgcattctgcaTTATGTGGTTGCGCTTCCAGAGAGAATTGATCTTCTTTTGTAAGTGGGAGGAGATTTAGCCAGACAGACATTAAATAAACACTGATGCCAGAAAGTGAAAGTTGAAACCGCCAGTGCTTCATGTCAGTGACAAAAAGACAAGCCTGGCTTAAATTGCTAAACTGACGTGGATAGAGAGGAGGACGACATTTATGGAGTGAACAAGGTAGGCTATGCTACAAATAGCGTTGCTCAAACCGTAGAGACACAAGTTTTAAAAGTCAGAAATGACACGGCAAACTAAAGAATGGGGAAGAGGAAAATCTTCAGATTTTTCTTTGAGGCAGACAAGCTGTTTAGACATGCCTTAAGATCCCACGACATAATCTAGGCTGTTTTCTGAGTGTCAAATTAGAGCCTCGTAGCCTTTAGCTGTTAATGATGCCAGACTGTGTGGCCCCAGGAGAAGCTAAATTATGTGAAGAAATGATGTCCTGAGTTTGTGTAGTTTGTTTCTTAGCTTGTTACTGACAATTGACAAACCCTTAAAAATGAGCAACTATAGCATAGACAAATTCAACCTGCTTGGGCTCCTCTTAGcactcttttctcctcctgtgtaCATTACTCCTGGTATATTACATGGCCCCACATTTGTTGCGTGACAGTTTGATAAAACAAATAATATGTCACATAGTAAACACAACGCCAGCTGAAATAATAAAGCCCCTAAACCTAGATACTGAAATGGCCCCTCAAGATATGACACCTCAAGATCGGGTAATAAGCAACACCAACATTAATAAATACATCAAATCAGTTTAGATTGTGCTTTAGTGGTGTATATAACACAGGTAAAAGCTGCTCGTGATTAATTAAAACACGCCCTGAGATCGCGTCCTGAATCGAACCACAGTGTTGGTGCCTTAATTTGTCAGTTTCGATGGTGACCCATGTAGTAGGCGTGCCCTGTGGCCCGATAAAGCAACGTGTTACTTTCACTTCGAGTCAGTTACCGACTTTTAGAGCTTCTCCTCTGTGAAACACTCCAGAGGTTTCTTTCTGTGTTATTGGTGTTTCGCATTGCTTCGTGTCGTTGTATGGTCACAGTATGTGGCAATTATAGCTTAACAACCCACCGTATGCAAGAAATTAGCGTGGGGCAGTCGCCGCTCGTGGACGTGCCGTGCGGGCTGCAAACCAGCTGCAACTTCTGCTGGCAGCTAGCACGTGCTAACGCTGATTAGCTTCTGGTCCCCGGTAGTTCTAGTGGTGATGATAGCTATAAcaaggtttttttgttttgttttgttttgtttttttctttaccagCACGCTGAcgtttatttattattcttaaaCACACCCTAACTTACCACGGTAATGTTTGTGGAAGTTGTGACGCCTTGCCAATGAGCATAACCCGAGCAAACTGCTCCAGTCGGCCTTTCGATAAGTAAGCTGCTAGCTGCGAACTCTACGCTAGCGTCATAGCTTTACGATATGGCAGTATTGTTACAACCCATTGCGTACTGTCTGTCCTCAAAATAAAAACGTATACaacatatattttatatatgttCTTATACCCAgtttttcagagggaaatgtggCGGGATGTGGTGTATACACCAGGATGGCCGAGTGGTTAAGGCGTTGGACTTAAGATCCAATGGACATATGTCCGCGTGGGTTCGAACCCCACTCCTGGTAATCCATTTTAGTGGCGTCTGTACCTCATCAAATAATGTCAGACAGACGACGATGGCACATAATTAACGAGTGGCGTCATCGGAGAGCACATACCACTACATGAAATCAAAACAGAGAATCGAATTGTCGCTAGTCAGCACATTTGgtgaaacattttcctctgcatgCACATAAAAGAAAGTACAACAGAAGATTCCATAAGTAGAGGTAACGTGACAAAGCAGAGACATTAAAGGAaaagattttaatattttaagtaGTCATTATTCATTGTCTATAGTGACTGAGAGTATCAGGGACCAAAAAAACAAGATCAAACTCAAGATTTGCAGCGATGACACAATTAGTTTATTTTAGCTCTGTTGATTGTGGGGAACATATTTTTGCCCATTTTTTAATATCTGTCGTTTAATAGTGTATTTGTCCATTGAAGTCATACAGGTAACTGTGGTCCATTTTTCAGCGGTAGTTGCACCATTGGTACAGAAGGGGGCACTCTAAGCCCTTCTTGTCGTCTCTGGGCTGGCGTCCAACACAGGCCCAATGAAGGCCAACACACTCTCACCCCTATAATTTCGCTGCAAGGGCGATGCCTTGGACTCATGAATACCCAGTCATCTGCATCTGCCACAGGAAAAGCTTCACAGAAAATAGCTGTAACTCTTTTTAAGTAGTATGCAAAAGTGTGTTGCACTGTAGTAACATTGGTCCAAAAAGTGTAGATGGAAATTAAGCATTTTGAAACTTTCTTGACCTGTCAAaattctctgcagctctgttgcACTGCAGTGTTCACAAACAGTGAATGCAAACAGATAGCAGCACCTGTGTGTGAAAGACATTTGTATGCTGGGGCCTCCATACTCCAGATTtcctcattttacattttaatctaTGCAAACATGTTCCTATTTGTCCCTGTGGTCCTATACTCACCAACAAATAAATATGCTGTCACTTGATAGGCGTTTGAGGCCTAACAGAGTGCTAATTTGTGAAATTGAGCTTCTTCTTTCAGCCGTGTGAGGAAACATCCACAAAAGAGCCCTGACAActgagaagagggagggagaaggataAGCGCTTACAATGGAAGATCAACATCTCTGCATCCCCAAAGCCTCAGAGACTCTTTCCAATGACCCTTAATCTATTATTCAGTCTCCTGTGGTACTGGAAAAGTTGTTTCTTTTCAGGCCAACATACCACACAGTATAATAATATGAAACCTGACACAAGAGGTAGTGGCAGGTTTTGAATACTTTTTTCACCACTATAATAGTTTTCATCATTCTAGTCAATAAAATATGTATCACTTCACACATAGTacaacaataaagaaaatatctTGGATCAAAGGGCTTTGTGTAAATAGCCCGAGGTGCCTTTCAGTGGAAAACATCCCATTTTTATTCCATTGCAGTAAAGTTTCTCGTGCAGCATTGCGTTTTCCAGTGGGAATCACTGGTCTCGTTGGTGTTACGTCACGTGACGCCCCCCGCGCCATGTTTCCATCTCCGCGTCAGGAAAACTTTTACAGCCAGAGGGAAAAGCTCGAGACTAGAGTCAAGACACCCAGAGTGGACGCTGTGGTTCCGGCacaaccttcaaaataaaattgacAATTGAGGAGCAGCTGAATTAAATGAGGACTGTCGTGGGTGAGGGGGGCTGTCAGTAGCATATTTCAATATCACTTGTGTCTTTTCACTCGTAATTCATGTCATGACCGTATCTTTAAAAACACGCAACTGTAATATATGGGGCGGTTCTGTAATGATCAGGCCGGGCTAACAGTACGGTACCTATTTATGCTGGAAGCCTCAATGTAAACCTAGCATTACATTATTGCGGCGATACATTATTCCAAATTTGCCAGGAGAATTTATAAAATTACAAATTTATCGGGAAAGGCAGCGAATTTCTAGCGATTGACTTTTACTTCGAAAGACTTGTTTTAGCATTTCC
This window encodes:
- the stx11b.1 gene encoding syntaxin-11b.1, with product MRDRLSNLQELSSSYVESKEHTDSTVSDSFSNVDLEEELPHEAVVFDNSPALAEVFSQSQETHREIQLIRLEVKRLREQNSRMLQGVTTMSTIKRDSNAIGADIKSRAETVLARLQEMDGTAHKLEEEHGSNSAITRIARTQYASLSNGFRDAMFDYNEAEMSHRDNCKAQIRRQMEIVGREVSGEDLDEMIETGQFHMFTDNIMTEGKTARSALSQIEKRHKELLDLETRINGIHEIFLDIALLVEEQGPMLTSIQTNVQKTDEHIQDALVKLGRAKRHDKNNPFKKMFCSCFPCYN
- the LOC143336546 gene encoding syntaxin-11-like, which translates into the protein MRDMLERLQAISEEEEEVEGSEAEFYGSEYDVDKVTLSQQAVVFESSSAIDDILGEAHSIRKEISSLHLQVERLSTHNERFGTSVRRLTLLKKDSDSIARGIQQCGEALYARLQALGRQSRQLEEKEGPNSAVSRIARVQYDTLTRAFHAAMSDYNKAEEMQRNICRERIQRQASILGSEITDEQLDEMVHKGGEGWAELSQSLQTQGARSSRWAMCEIKGRHKELVELEARLKEVHELFLQMAMLVEEQGSMLNNIEANVCKTEEYVEKINVDIKKALKYKRKNPFLQCCACLPCWRHNQSL